A single window of Microplitis demolitor isolate Queensland-Clemson2020A chromosome 7, iyMicDemo2.1a, whole genome shotgun sequence DNA harbors:
- the LOC103575775 gene encoding DNA methyltransferase 1-associated protein 1, with amino-acid sequence MADVRDILDIESPAAGELTRESIFGNKKTVRKYDYKVPKRPEGMHREVFALLCKDNTDVPPIYPTDTGKGYKQARAKLGMKKVRPWKWTPFTNPARTDGAVFHHWRRVADNTKEYPFAKFNKKIPVPSYSNTEYNQHLAVNGWTRAETDHLFDLCRRFDLRFIVIQDRWDRSKFPPRTVEDLKERYYQVCGALTKSKSYSDKIYVFDADHEKRRKEQLKKLFERTPELVGEEQTLLTELRKIEQRKKERDRKTQDLQKLITAADHQADPRKNERKQASKKTTTTARNRPNKSDAAYTQKLQVVESAGIKFPDFKNSGVSLRGQRLKLPSSLGQKKIKVIETMLNELKMDLNPPPTEEICQQFNELRSDIILHFELQGALATCNYELQSLRHQYEALAPGKTLTIPAALMPKNEEVKSEIIDVVGCI; translated from the exons atggCAGACGTCCGTGACATTTTGGACATTGAAAGTCCAGCAGCCGGAGAATTAACACGTGAGTCTATATTTGGTAACAAAAAAACAGTTAGAAAATATGATTACAAAGTTCCTAAACGTCCTGAGGGGATGCATCGTGAGGTGTTCGCATTATTGTGCAAAGACAATACTGACGTGCCACCAATTTACCCCACTGACACCGGGAAAGGGTACAAGCAAGCTCGTGCTAAGCTTGGTATGAAAAAAGTGCGCCCTTGGAAATGGACACCATTTACAAACCCAGCTCGTACTGACGGTGCTGTATTCCATCACTGGAGACGCGTTGCTGATAATACCAAAGAGTATCCATTCGcaaagttcaataaaaaaattcctgttCCAAGTTACAGCAACACGGAATACAACCAGCACCTGGCTGTCAACGGATGGACCCGCGCAGAGACAGATCATTTGTTTGATTTGTGCCGCAGGTTCGATTTGAGGTTCATTGTCATCCAGGACAGGTGGGACAGGAGTAAATTTCCTCCTAGAACTGTCGAAGATTTGAAGGAAAGGTATTACCAGGTTTGCGGCGCGCTGACTAAATCTAAATCTtattcagataaaatttacGTATTTGATGCTGACCATGAGAAGCGACGTAAAGAacaactgaaaaaattattcgaacgCACGCCGGAGCTGGTCGGTGAAGAGCAAACTCTGCTGACGGAGCTGAGAAAAATAGAGCAGAGAAAAAAAGAACGAGACCGCAAGACACAGGACCTGCAGAAACTGATCACCGCTGCTGACCATCAAGCAGACCCGCGTAAAAATGAACGGAAGCAGGCATCGAAAAAGACGACGACTACAGCCAGAAACAGGCCCAATAAATCCGATGCTGCCTACACGCAGAAGCTCCAAGTGGTCGAGTCTGCGGGAATCAAATTCCCAGATTTCAAAAATAGCGGCGTGAGTTTACGCGGCCAGAGACTGAAGTTACCCAGCAGTCTAGGTCAGAAGaagataaaagttattgaaacGATGCTGAATGAACTGAAAATGGATTTAAATCCCCCGCCTACTGAAGAGATTTGCCAACAATTTAATGAACTGAGGAGCGACATCATTCTGCACTTTGAATTACAAGGAGCTCTCGCTACTTGCAATTACGAACTTCAGTCACTGCGTCATCAGTACGAGGCTCTAGCGCCTggaaaa ACTCTGACTATCCCAGCAGCGCTGATGCCTAAAAACGAAGAGGTAAAATCTGAAATAATTGATGTCGttggatgtatataa
- the LOC103575767 gene encoding electron transfer flavoprotein subunit alpha, mitochondrial produces the protein MFANCLKSARHPKFGSLARLESTLVIAEHNNETLAPITQAALSAAKKIGGDVTVLIAGTKCGPAAGALCKANGINKVLVAESDAFKGLTPESITPLIIATHKQFNFSHIMAGASAFGKALLPRVAAKLDVSPVSEVISIKSSDTFVRPIYAGNALQTVKVKDNIKVVTVRGTSFEPLPLEGGNLSPEPAPAGDYKSDKVEFIKQDLSKSDRPELTSAKIVVSGGRGLKSGENFKLIYALADKLNAAVGASRAAVDAGYVPNDMQVGQTGKIVAPDLYIAVGISGAIQHLAGMKDSKTIVAINKDPEAPIFQVADYGLVADLFKAVPELTEKL, from the exons ATGTTCGcaaattgtttaaaaagtgCAAGACATCCCAAA TTTGGGTCTTTAGCACGTCTGGAGTCAACACTGGTGATAGCAGAGCACAATAATGAAACACTGGCACCAATAACACAGGCAGCACTTAGTGCGGCCAAGAAAATTGGTGGTGACGTAACTGTACTGATTGCTGGAACAAAGTGTGGACCAGCTGCTGGCGCATTATGCAAAGCTAATGGCATCAACAAAGTTCTCGTAGCTGAGAGCGATGCTTTCAAAGGATTAACACCAGAGTCTATAACACCTCTGATCATAGCGACCCACaaacaattcaattttagTCACATCATGGCTGGTGCCAGCGCATTTGGTAAAGCTTTACTACCACGG gTCGCAGCAAAACTCGACGTATCCCCAGTGAGCGAAGTTATCAGCATAAAGTCTTCAGATACATTTGTCCGACCAATCTACGCCGGCAATGCATTACAAACAGTAAAGGTCAAAGATAACATCAAAGTTGTTACGGTCAGAGGTACCTCATTTGAGCCGCTACCCCTAGAAGGTGGAAATTTATCTCCCGAACCAGCGCCAGCCGGCGACTATAAATCAGACAAAGTTGAATTCATAAAACAAGACCTGAGCAAATCTGATAGACCCGAGTTGACATCAGCTAAAATAGTCGTGTCGGGAGGGAGAGGTCTTAAATCTggcgaaaatttcaaacttattTACGCACTCGCTGACAAATTAAACGCTGCTGTCGGCGCTTCCCGAGCTGCAGTAGATGCTGGTTATGTTCCCAACGACATGCAAGTGGGACAGACTGGAAAAATCGTCGCTCCA gATCTATACATTGCCGTGGGTATTTCCGGTGCAATTCAACATCTCGCCGGTATGAAAGACTCGAAAACAATAGTAGCGATAAATAAAGACCCAGAAGCTCCAATTTTCCAAGTCGCCGACTATGGATTAGTTgctgatttatttaaagccGTTCCTGAATtgactgaaaaattataa
- the LOC103575750 gene encoding uncharacterized protein LOC103575750: MDLFLRILLLTCLLSLKISAEASPKLLKNPKVYNVVVTSDQNLQPSQAYPVVQPVAQSQVVGYYPPYYGGYYPYPYGAYGPYGPYGPYGYGPWGPYGPYDPVPLVPGVPFDPRMPYPNPNQPANPQPADNPNTESVSKEMKEVSINFGKQTDGSKNSEVDDMSKEEKDKDKDRVPLTFYPSTQSSVYFNPYYYGHNLPPHVPPPGTYYLNYQPAGPIPVPAALLPQQPPSTRLAPQENSAKRPANIQEAKETKQETQTKIPDVPPPPVPTKKSL; encoded by the exons ATGGATTTATTCTTACGT aTTTTATTGCTGACATGTTTGCTGTCGTTAAAAATATCAGCAGAAGCATCGCCAAAGTTGTTGAAGAATCCAAAAGTTTACAATGTCGTGGTGACGAGTGACCAGAACCTTCAGCCATCGCAAGCTTACCCAGTAGTCCAGCCTGTAGCTCAGAGTCAGGTCGTTGGTTACTACCCGCCTTATTACGGTGGATATTATCCGTACCCATATGGAGCTTACGGACCCTATGGACCCTATGGACCTTATGGTTATGGACCATGGGGCCCCTACGGCCCTTACGACCCAGTGCCTCTGGTCCCAGGAGTGCCTTTTGATCCCCGAATGCCGTATCCGAATCCAAACCAACCAGCAAATCCACAGCCCGCTGACAACCCGAACACTGAATCAGTCAGCAAAGAAATGAAAGAAGTGTCTATCAACTTCGGCAAGCAAACCGATGGTTCAAAAAACTCCGAGGTTGATGACATGTCTAAAGAAGAGAAGGACAAAGACAAAGACCGAGTGCCTTTGACTTTCTACCCGAGCACGCAGTCATCAGTTTACTTCAATCCATACTATTACGGTCACAACTTACCTCCTCATGTACCACCACCTGGAACTTACTACTTAAATTATCAACCCGCAGGTCCGATTCCAGTACCAGCGGCTCTTCTGCCTCAACAGCCTCCTAGCACTCGTTTAGCTCCTCAAGAAAATTCTGCTAAGCGACCGGCTAACATCCAAGAAGCTAAAGAAACTAAACAAGAAACTCAAACTAAAATCCCTGATGTTCCGCCGCCTCCAGTGCcaaccaaaaaaagtttatga
- the LOC103575738 gene encoding uncharacterized protein LOC103575738 isoform X1, producing MIALLFFLGVCGASRIPMESMMEIRSKSLEDLAMEPSNFVQSSIHSIQPRYFVYNYLQVDPHKSYPVLSYPYGNPGNAYVTSSFNYYGAPLYDYGFQLSPQVFTNLQPFIPHYVPQQPSYVPQQPISTTTQRPFDDGIEKLDEKIDPDVEINPPMSNENSDDDSVVVESL from the exons atgattgcgCTGTTGTTTTTTTTGGGAGTTTGTGGGGCTTCTAGGATTCCCATGGAATCAATGATGGAAATAAGATCTAAATCACTTGAGGATTTAGCTATGGAACCATCAAATTTTGTTCAGTCATCAATTCATTCTATTCAACCTcgttattttgtttacaattatttgcaa gtaGATCCCCATAAATCATATCCAGTACTGAGTTATCCTTATGGTAATCCTGGTAATGCATACGTAACATCGTCATTTAATTACTACGGAGCGCCTCTTTATGATTATGGATTCCAATTAAGCCCG CAGGTGTTTACGAACCTCCAGCCGTTTATTCCTCATTACGTTCCACAACAACCGAGTTACGTTCCTCAGCAGCCGATTTCGACGACTACCCAGCGACCGTTTGACGACGGGATTGAAAAACTCGACGAGAAAATAGATCCTGATGTGGAAATTAATCCCCCAATGAGCAATGAAAATTCAGATGACGACTCTGTCGTCGTAGAgtctctataa
- the LOC103575738 gene encoding uncharacterized protein LOC103575738 isoform X2, with protein MIALLFFLGVCGASRIPMESMMEIRSKSLEDLAMEPSNFVQSSIHSIQPRYFVYNYLQVDPHKSYPVLSYPYGNPGNAYVTSSFNYYGAPLYDYGFQLSPVFTNLQPFIPHYVPQQPSYVPQQPISTTTQRPFDDGIEKLDEKIDPDVEINPPMSNENSDDDSVVVESL; from the exons atgattgcgCTGTTGTTTTTTTTGGGAGTTTGTGGGGCTTCTAGGATTCCCATGGAATCAATGATGGAAATAAGATCTAAATCACTTGAGGATTTAGCTATGGAACCATCAAATTTTGTTCAGTCATCAATTCATTCTATTCAACCTcgttattttgtttacaattatttgcaa gtaGATCCCCATAAATCATATCCAGTACTGAGTTATCCTTATGGTAATCCTGGTAATGCATACGTAACATCGTCATTTAATTACTACGGAGCGCCTCTTTATGATTATGGATTCCAATTAAGCCCG GTGTTTACGAACCTCCAGCCGTTTATTCCTCATTACGTTCCACAACAACCGAGTTACGTTCCTCAGCAGCCGATTTCGACGACTACCCAGCGACCGTTTGACGACGGGATTGAAAAACTCGACGAGAAAATAGATCCTGATGTGGAAATTAATCCCCCAATGAGCAATGAAAATTCAGATGACGACTCTGTCGTCGTAGAgtctctataa
- the LOC103575697 gene encoding conserved oligomeric Golgi complex subunit 8 isoform X2, with amino-acid sequence MEAYRFRQLRGKRNRRPYATTTTTTVLPETDSNDDNADKLETETTDVDNINVEEEHEHPAEEHQTEIYENNSSDNNNNNKNHESNDNDGNKQEEIEESSDSPDTFTQPEDPVVGRLMSAISSDPLTKSQSSEDVIKEQRSRTEDIPDITSLFTGNPAIKSRTDTVFAGLETHEIRSLQRASQQSPTYDKAASQPENSLEESKTIGPYDSDQDYANDAPDHSPTSGDTSKDQEEDSSTILPDAEPAYRYNIKVRSNGKVLDPPSK; translated from the exons ATGGAAGCATACCGGTTTCGGCAACTCAGGGGTAAGAG AAATCGTAGACCATACGCGACGACAACGACGACAACGGTATTGCCAGAGACTGACAGTAACGACGATAATGCGGACAAATTGGAGACCGAAACAACAGACGTGGATAATATTAATGTAGAAGAGGAGCACGAGCATCCAGCTGAAGAGCATCAGACAGAAATATACGAAAACAATAGCAGtgacaataacaataacaataaaaatcatgaGAGTAATGATAATGACGGCAATAAACAAGAAGAAATTGAAGAAAGTTCAGATTCACCAGACACATTCACCCAACCCGAAGACCCAGTAGTGGGTCGGCTAATGAGCGCCATCTCCTCTGACCCTTTGACGAAATCTCAATCAAGTGAGGACGTTATCAAAGAGCAGCGCAGCAGAACCGAGGATATTCCCGACATAACGAGTTTATTTACTGGAAACCCGGCTATTAAATCACGCACTGACACCGTGTTCGCTGGACTGGAGACTCACGAAATCAGATCACTTCAACGTGCGAGTCAGCAGTCGCCGACTTACGACAAGGCCGCAAGTCAACCAGAGAACTCGCTCGAGGAGTCCAAGACCATTGGCCCGTACGACAGCGATCAAGATTACGCGAACGACGCTCCAGATCACAGCCCCACCAGCGGAGACACGTCCAAGGACCAAGAGGAAGACTCAAGCACTATTTTGCCTGATGCCGAGCCAGCTTATAGGTACAACATCAAAGTCCGCTCCAACGGAAAAGTATTAGACCCTCCGTCCAAGTAA
- the LOC103575697 gene encoding rhoGEF domain-containing protein gxcI isoform X1, translated as MKIVLLLLITTFIASGQRITTIQLDGVQYFVSRMNPYSPELNYFLAYQYCRSLGLQLASFETKEKADTMTQYLKNAGYTKYDFWTSGNKLGTDMFLWMSTGLPFNATFDYMLRRSGNRAVDVPPGTEPQRVARESGDSGSSDGCVAMVAPTLAWDSQDCTHVKDFICEQTRCYYYNYGSIPVSATQGNRRPYATTTTTTVLPETDSNDDNADKLETETTDVDNINVEEEHEHPAEEHQTEIYENNSSDNNNNNKNHESNDNDGNKQEEIEESSDSPDTFTQPEDPVVGRLMSAISSDPLTKSQSSEDVIKEQRSRTEDIPDITSLFTGNPAIKSRTDTVFAGLETHEIRSLQRASQQSPTYDKAASQPENSLEESKTIGPYDSDQDYANDAPDHSPTSGDTSKDQEEDSSTILPDAEPAYRYNIKVRSNGKVLDPPSK; from the exons ATGAAAATTGTACTGTTGCTACTCATCACAACGTTCATTGCCTCag GCCAGAGGATAACGACAATCCAGCTTGATGGAGTGCAATATTTCGTGTCGAGAATGAACCCATACAGCCCGGAGTTAAATTACTTCCTGGCTTATCAGTATTGTCGTTCGCTGGGCCTTCAATTGGCGTCTTTTGAAACTAAAGAAAAAGCCGATACCATGACGCAGTATTTGAAAAACGCCGGTTACACTAAATACGATTTCTGGACGTCGGGTAATAAATTAGGAACTGATATGTTCCTTTGGATGAGCACAGGATTGCCATTTAATGCGACGTTTGATTACATGCTGAGACGTTCTGGTAACCGCGCTGTTGACGTACCGCCCGGTACTGAACCCCAAAGGGTAGCACGTgaaag TGGAGATAGTGGGAGCTCGGATGGTTGTGTCGCGATGGTGGCACCAACACTAGCCTGGGATTCCCAGGACTGCACTCACGTTAAGGATTTCATTTGCGAGCAGACACGGTGTTATTATTACAACTATGGAAGCATACCGGTTTCGGCAACTCAGGG AAATCGTAGACCATACGCGACGACAACGACGACAACGGTATTGCCAGAGACTGACAGTAACGACGATAATGCGGACAAATTGGAGACCGAAACAACAGACGTGGATAATATTAATGTAGAAGAGGAGCACGAGCATCCAGCTGAAGAGCATCAGACAGAAATATACGAAAACAATAGCAGtgacaataacaataacaataaaaatcatgaGAGTAATGATAATGACGGCAATAAACAAGAAGAAATTGAAGAAAGTTCAGATTCACCAGACACATTCACCCAACCCGAAGACCCAGTAGTGGGTCGGCTAATGAGCGCCATCTCCTCTGACCCTTTGACGAAATCTCAATCAAGTGAGGACGTTATCAAAGAGCAGCGCAGCAGAACCGAGGATATTCCCGACATAACGAGTTTATTTACTGGAAACCCGGCTATTAAATCACGCACTGACACCGTGTTCGCTGGACTGGAGACTCACGAAATCAGATCACTTCAACGTGCGAGTCAGCAGTCGCCGACTTACGACAAGGCCGCAAGTCAACCAGAGAACTCGCTCGAGGAGTCCAAGACCATTGGCCCGTACGACAGCGATCAAGATTACGCGAACGACGCTCCAGATCACAGCCCCACCAGCGGAGACACGTCCAAGGACCAAGAGGAAGACTCAAGCACTATTTTGCCTGATGCCGAGCCAGCTTATAGGTACAACATCAAAGTCCGCTCCAACGGAAAAGTATTAGACCCTCCGTCCAAGTAA
- the LOC103575697 gene encoding uncharacterized protein LOC103575697 isoform X3 yields the protein MKIVLLLLITTFIASGQRITTIQLDGVQYFVSRMNPYSPELNYFLAYQYCRSLGLQLASFETKEKADTMTQYLKNAGYTKYDFWTSGNKLGTDMFLWMSTGLPFNATFDYMLRRSGNRAVDVPPGTEPQRVARESGDSGSSDGCVAMVAPTLAWDSQDCTHVKDFICEQTRCYYYNYGSIPVSATQG from the exons ATGAAAATTGTACTGTTGCTACTCATCACAACGTTCATTGCCTCag GCCAGAGGATAACGACAATCCAGCTTGATGGAGTGCAATATTTCGTGTCGAGAATGAACCCATACAGCCCGGAGTTAAATTACTTCCTGGCTTATCAGTATTGTCGTTCGCTGGGCCTTCAATTGGCGTCTTTTGAAACTAAAGAAAAAGCCGATACCATGACGCAGTATTTGAAAAACGCCGGTTACACTAAATACGATTTCTGGACGTCGGGTAATAAATTAGGAACTGATATGTTCCTTTGGATGAGCACAGGATTGCCATTTAATGCGACGTTTGATTACATGCTGAGACGTTCTGGTAACCGCGCTGTTGACGTACCGCCCGGTACTGAACCCCAAAGGGTAGCACGTgaaag TGGAGATAGTGGGAGCTCGGATGGTTGTGTCGCGATGGTGGCACCAACACTAGCCTGGGATTCCCAGGACTGCACTCACGTTAAGGATTTCATTTGCGAGCAGACACGGTGTTATTATTACAACTATGGAAGCATACCGGTTTCGGCAACTCAGGGGTAA